The genomic window CTAAGTCAGTCCACTTCATTTCTTGTTCTTTGACAGATTCAGTTGTACCACCATTGTCTTGTTCTGGTTCAGGAAGCTCATTCTGAAAATGTGAAAGGAGAACTCAGAATGATACCTTCCAAAGGAgcatatatttcattaaatgaaagCTAGCAATTAACCCAAtaatctacaagcatttattaagtgtctattatattatgctaggcactggagattcaaagaaaaagttcctgtcctcaagagtGTACATTGAGAAACAACCTATACGAGTACATATAAAGTATccacaaaaattaaaaacaaggtTAATTCCTGGGGTGAACACTAGCAGTTCAGGGTATTATTGTAGAAGGTGACCAAAGAAACACTTAAGAGACTTATAACtggatctttttattttttctgctgcTATAAGACAAATTCTTTTCTTGATTTAGAATATATATGTCAAGGGTAAAATGCTAtagcaggaaaagaaaaattagcaATATCCCAAGTGAGTGTTATCTTTATTGTTTTAAAGGACAATTATGTGTTTAACAGTCTTTGACCAGTTAGTGTCAGTGGAAGTAACAATTTTATGTGAAATTTAAATGTACTTGATGAAATTTAAGCACTATTAATGACTTTCTTCCACTACACCCTCTGTTGATCTTGCCTAGGTTCTAGGTTATATGTATTCTGATAGGTGCTACTCAGCTGGGAAGGTCCTGAGTACAGACACAGTAACAGTTGATATATTTGTCAAGTTATCAGAAGTTTGGCCGACAAACCATGGAACTTTTTTTTGGACCAAATGACTCATTAACAGTTATAGTATGGAGGAGTTGTGACTCACTCTTGTGGAGGGATGTGGAAgaattcacatctatgaaatgatGGCTTTTGGATGTACTACCAAACTCTAATAAGGTAAATTTAGTTTGAACAAAAGATTAACACTAACAACAAAAGTGTAAAGCAAGTAAGTCTATAAATCATGGATAGAAAATACATGATTCATCAGTCCCATTCTGCTCCTGGGTTGATTTCAACTGGCTTAAGTAAGTTTTATAGAATTCTGGGCAAAAATATATGAGATACAGGTCCTTATGTTAACAATGGAAGCTTTGTTTTAAGGATTAGGCAGAAATGTTATTTTGAAGTGGAGTCCTTGAACATTTTCTTTTAGGTCCTTAGAacctttcatcttttcttctgtctcttttatGTCCCTTCCCTCAACATAATATGGAATTAAGGTATATTGCTTTGTTACTTATTGTAGTTAATGAGTAGTTTTCTATTTTCTGTTCTTGATTTTGAAAGTAGGTAACCTGaatgttttattgttctttaaaaaatagttaaggTTGTTTTGACTTGTATAATACCCCAGGttcatggtggtgaacctatggcattcTTGCCTGAGAGGGCATAACAtgcccaccagagtttgttactagaaaagcagagggacttgggtggagctgctcctttCCCACTTTCTACTGCGCCTGAGGACACTTGTTCACTTCAttggcccctctgcccagtagctcaGTGtgagtgcttcttcccttccctgtctggggtaagatggGGAGAGGGGGTGGTAGGCACTCAGTATGGGAGGGGGCAGGGCACTGCACATGGTCTCCAAAAGGCTTACCATCACTGCCCTTGGCTATTTACCATTGccatcctctttttctttctttcttttgtttttctttttaaattttctgccttagaataaattggttccaaggcaaaagagaggttaAGAGCTACCAAATGGTGTtatatgacttacccagagtaatgcagctaggaagtgttcaaggccagatctgaaccaagCACCTCCTGTCACCAGTCACTTAGCTGGCATACCatcctctttttatctttttccctGTATCAATAGGCCCTCATGATATGCAAAAAATCCATCATAAGCCTTCATTAAGGTACAACTTAACAGAATTATAGTCTCTTAAAAAGTTGGAAGCAGCTTAGAAATTACTTAGTTTGGACCTGAGGTATGAATTTCCTTTACATTCTTAGCAAGTGGTTATCCAGGCTTATCTTGGAAAGTGTACTACAATCTTTTGTTAAATCAGTCTTAACtcagtaaaaaacaaacacaggacTAAGAAAAAAGTCTAGAGAGGTATATAGGTATGGAAGTTTAAGAGATTTCCCAAAATACTTGGTAGAGATGGAGAGTAGCCTGAGAATGGAAATCTCTTAGAAAATTTTGGAAAGGTCCAGCACCAAAGTACAGAAATttacaaaaaagattaaaagatgaagaggaagaagaaaataacagttcTAAGATATGATCTTAAattcttatttctcattttttccattaatttcagTGATTCTGACTTAATGATTATTGATTTATCTCCAGCTATAGTAcaatgaaaaaaaacccaaaacactaGAATGAGAGTCTGGACACTTGTCATTAAACTAGTTTTATGTctttgagaaaattatttaacctttctatACCACCACTGATTTCCTTTGAAAGGATTGGAAGAAATGATCTCTTATATCCATTCTCTCCCTCATCTCTATTTTCACTGGCTCTGGTAGAGGTCCTCATTAATATATATctagatcagtggtgtcaaactcaaaagaaaCAGGGCCACTAAACTCTAAAAACATaatttatgttctattgtatttttatttattttaacaaatatttcccaattacattttaacctcTTTCAGGCCCATTTGGGAGGCATGTTTGACACTAAATCAAGTGGCATGTACCCTTCCTTCTCAATGCTTTTTGCTCAATTTGTTACAATTTCTTTGTCTTCacactttatcttccccttagcTCTTTTCTGGTTTTCCCTATCAGTCAATGTTACTCACAATGATATATCAATTTCCTCATTAATAGCATATATTACCTACCAGTGGTATTGCAACATCTTCATAAGGCAGCTTATCTTCTCTCCAAGCATCATCAATCAAATCCAGAATTCTTCCATCTCTCTGAACCTCACTGTCCATTCTTATgtagtttttgcttttctttagacCTATGGCCCACAAATTATAGTTCAAAAATTTATTGGCTAGTGGCTTTAAAATTACATACACAAGTTAATTTTTGAATTAGTCCAAACATACTTTTAATTGCTCCTAACAGGAATAGTCCAAACACAATTTTAATTGTCTGTGGACATGGCCTGAATTCATTATGAGCATCAATGGATGATAGTGGACTAATAAAGTAAAATCTAAAGCTTTACTAAAATATTCATCTAAATTCTTGTATCcaacaattttttaatttttgttttcttcaaggTGTTCCTTGCCCTCTTTTTGTCATCTACCTACTCCTCTCATCAGACTACTCATGTTGCCTCtggttaattaattttttaattgtcataTAG from Monodelphis domestica isolate mMonDom1 chromosome 4, mMonDom1.pri, whole genome shotgun sequence includes these protein-coding regions:
- the ANAPC13 gene encoding anaphase-promoting complex subunit 13; this translates as MDSEVQRDGRILDLIDDAWREDKLPYEDVAIPLNELPEPEQDNGGTTESVKEQEMKWTDLALQYLHENIPPAGN